In Hydractinia symbiolongicarpus strain clone_291-10 chromosome 13, HSymV2.1, whole genome shotgun sequence, a single genomic region encodes these proteins:
- the LOC130624137 gene encoding hemagglutinin/amebocyte aggregation factor-like codes for MKNLNQLVWKRNQDKAINALISYHRNQYEDRRWRLPCHKSFSQGVSHWTNHYVNDFDMPFQFVCPHNHVITGMSGVHSNPHEDRRYKFRCSLYVGRYQTACEWTGYLNQFDQYLHYVVPSTHFLTGIKSYHVNHYEDRRFAAYICKFVASR; via the exons ATGAAGAATCTAAATCAGTTGGTGTGGAAGAGAAATCAAG acaAAGCAATTAATGCTCTTATAAGTTATCACAGAAATCAATATGAGGATCGTCGATGGAGACTACCTTGCCACAAGTCGTTCTCGCAAGGCGTATCGCACTGGACCAATCATTACGTCAATGATTTTGACATGCCCTTCCAATTTGTCTGTCCACACAACCATGTCATCACTGGAATGAGTGGGGTACATAGCAACCCACATGAAGATAGAAGATATAAGTTCAGATGCTCGTTGTACGTGGGAAGATATCAAACGGCTTGCGAATGGACAGGCTACTTGAATCAGTTTGACCAATATTTGCATTATGTTGTTCCAAGTACGCATTTCTTGACAGGAATTAAGAGTTACCATGTAAATCACTACGA GGATCGTCGATTTGCTGCTTACATTTGCAAGTTTGTGGCGTCGCGATAG